Proteins encoded within one genomic window of Prosthecobacter fusiformis:
- a CDS encoding alpha/beta hydrolase, which yields MKRLLTSLLALITCACLQAADTTAEPKAKTKAAKSKKEKPKNSKPPGAEAASGKPYIYKTSAGEPRQMEIFFPPDHDPAKAKVPGLILFHGGGWGGGTLAQFRMACAYFASRGLVCATSEYQRSSKANSAGLPPDESRKRVCIVDAKSAIRWFKQKAPELGIDPQRIITGGGSAGGHISALATLNPGLNDPADPKEFDTSVVAYLWFNPAFSEEDNADNEVNVLKHLKPSLAPAIVFFGTQDGWKKGWDAAHEKLKSLGNTTTELWLAEGEGHSFFNTAPWQNITLIAADRFLVQQGLLTGEPTLPAPVTGEKLVR from the coding sequence ATGAAGCGCCTCCTCACCTCTCTGCTCGCTCTCATCACCTGTGCATGCCTGCAAGCGGCTGACACAACCGCTGAGCCGAAAGCCAAGACCAAAGCTGCCAAATCCAAAAAGGAAAAACCCAAAAACTCTAAACCTCCAGGGGCAGAGGCAGCATCAGGAAAACCCTACATCTACAAGACCTCCGCTGGTGAGCCTCGTCAGATGGAAATCTTTTTCCCTCCCGATCATGATCCCGCTAAAGCCAAAGTGCCTGGCTTGATCCTCTTTCATGGAGGTGGTTGGGGCGGCGGCACACTCGCTCAATTTCGCATGGCCTGCGCATACTTCGCCAGTCGCGGCCTCGTCTGCGCCACCTCAGAATACCAGCGCTCCAGCAAGGCCAATTCCGCCGGGCTTCCTCCAGATGAATCTCGCAAGCGCGTCTGCATCGTCGATGCCAAGAGCGCTATTCGCTGGTTCAAGCAAAAGGCTCCAGAGCTCGGCATTGATCCGCAGCGCATCATCACCGGCGGCGGCTCCGCAGGCGGCCACATCTCCGCCCTGGCCACGCTAAATCCCGGCCTCAATGACCCCGCCGACCCCAAAGAATTCGATACCAGCGTCGTCGCGTATCTGTGGTTCAATCCCGCCTTTTCGGAAGAAGACAACGCCGACAATGAAGTCAATGTGCTCAAGCACCTGAAACCCTCCCTCGCGCCTGCCATCGTCTTTTTCGGTACCCAAGACGGTTGGAAAAAAGGCTGGGATGCCGCCCATGAAAAACTCAAATCCCTCGGCAACACCACCACGGAACTCTGGCTCGCAGAAGGTGAAGGCCACAGCTTCTTCAACACCGCACCCTGGCAAAACATCACACTTATCGCCGCCGACCGCTTCCTCGTCCAGCAAGGCCTCCTCACGGGCGAGCCTACCCTCCCCGCACCGGTCACCGGTGAAAAATTAGTGAGGTGA
- a CDS encoding arylsulfatase, translating into MKPASVLLSLLLSLQPSFAAPQQPNIVVILVDDMGFSDLGCYGSEIPTPNLDALGAGGVKFTQFYNTGRCCPTRASLLTGLYPHQAGVGHMTEDKGVPGYQGRLNDSCVTIAEVLKPAGYFTAMSGKWHVGQNLGVTPWGRGFDRSLNAAAGGFYFPESPKAKLFLNGEEIANEDARLPKNWYSTDLWTTFGLKFIDEALAEKKPFYLHLCHNAPHFPLQVPAEEIAKFRGRYKTGWGAVRDARYARQQKMGLIDQNWPKAPRPKEVQPWVNVSAEEKDRFDHLMATYAATVHRMDKAVGDLVSGLKDRGVFENTLILFMSDNGGNAEAGPMGKTDGDPSTAGSSWFCGMSWAFAENTPFRLFKHYNHEGGIATPLIAHWPQGITAKGEWRTQPGHLVDIMATCVEVGQASYPAAFKGKPVTPMEGKSLIPAFANHPIERSALYWEHEGNAAVRVGDLKLVRQGRESAWELYDLKTDRTEQQNLAAAQPEKVAELAANWDAWAVRAEVKPYPAREGKKKGRGKKKAAAKN; encoded by the coding sequence ATGAAACCAGCCTCTGTCCTGCTGTCACTTCTGCTCTCACTCCAGCCTTCTTTTGCTGCACCGCAGCAGCCTAACATCGTCGTCATCCTGGTGGATGACATGGGCTTTTCTGATCTCGGCTGTTATGGCTCTGAGATTCCCACGCCGAACCTGGATGCGCTCGGAGCCGGAGGCGTCAAGTTCACCCAGTTTTACAATACCGGGCGCTGCTGCCCTACCCGGGCCTCACTTCTCACCGGCCTCTACCCGCATCAGGCAGGCGTCGGTCACATGACAGAGGACAAAGGCGTCCCCGGGTACCAGGGACGGCTCAATGACTCCTGTGTGACCATTGCTGAAGTTTTGAAACCCGCCGGTTACTTCACCGCCATGTCCGGTAAATGGCATGTCGGCCAGAACCTGGGCGTGACCCCCTGGGGCCGTGGATTTGACCGCAGTCTCAATGCGGCAGCAGGCGGCTTTTACTTTCCCGAATCTCCCAAAGCGAAGCTTTTTCTCAATGGCGAAGAGATCGCCAATGAAGATGCCCGCCTGCCAAAGAACTGGTACAGTACCGACCTCTGGACCACCTTCGGCCTGAAGTTCATTGATGAGGCCCTGGCGGAAAAGAAACCTTTCTACCTTCACCTCTGCCACAATGCACCGCATTTTCCCCTCCAGGTTCCGGCGGAGGAAATCGCCAAATTTCGCGGCCGTTATAAAACCGGCTGGGGAGCAGTCCGCGATGCCCGTTATGCCAGGCAGCAGAAAATGGGTTTGATTGACCAGAACTGGCCCAAAGCCCCCCGCCCCAAAGAGGTGCAACCCTGGGTCAACGTATCCGCCGAAGAAAAGGACCGCTTTGATCACCTCATGGCCACTTATGCAGCAACCGTCCATCGCATGGACAAGGCCGTCGGCGATCTGGTTTCCGGCCTGAAAGATCGCGGTGTCTTCGAAAATACGCTCATCCTTTTCATGAGCGACAATGGCGGCAATGCCGAAGCCGGCCCCATGGGGAAAACCGATGGAGATCCCTCCACCGCCGGTTCCTCCTGGTTCTGTGGCATGAGCTGGGCCTTTGCCGAAAATACCCCTTTCCGTCTCTTCAAACACTATAACCACGAAGGCGGCATCGCCACCCCGCTCATCGCCCATTGGCCCCAGGGCATCACCGCCAAAGGCGAATGGCGCACTCAACCAGGGCATCTGGTGGACATCATGGCCACCTGTGTGGAAGTCGGCCAGGCTTCCTATCCTGCTGCCTTCAAAGGCAAGCCGGTCACCCCGATGGAAGGGAAAAGCCTCATCCCAGCCTTTGCCAACCATCCTATCGAACGTAGCGCACTCTACTGGGAGCATGAAGGCAATGCCGCAGTGAGAGTCGGCGATCTGAAGCTCGTACGCCAGGGTCGTGAAAGTGCGTGGGAGCTTTACGATCTCAAGACAGACCGCACAGAGCAGCAGAATCTGGCCGCCGCCCAGCCGGAAAAAGTCGCTGAACTGGCAGCCAACTGGGATGCCTGGGCCGTGCGCGCAGAGGTCAAACCTTACCCGGCCAGGGAAGGCAAAAAGAAAGGCCGGGGCAAGAAGAAGGCTGCTGCGAAAAATTGA
- a CDS encoding GMC family oxidoreductase: MPVITSAQAQDSYDVIIVGSGAGGGQTAYTLTMEGVKVLMLEAGRSFDPLTEVAMFQLPSQAPLRGEKTPDKQYGFHDCSINSGWDIPGEPYANAGKKPEDQFRWWRQRMMGGRTNHWGRITLRNGPYDFKPYTQYGAGFDWPISYDDVAPYYDKVEMLIGVFGSNEGLENSPDSSPGVLMPAPKLRVGELYAQKHAPKADMKVVSIHRAVMSVPQDAEKLPAKLHPGNPKAQSILADSMRSRSPCFWATDCHRGCSIRANYDSQTVHLRPALATGNLDILPNAMAREVTVNKEGKATGITYIDKTTGKEGHVSGRAVVLAASSQESVRLLLNSKSSLFPQGLANSSGKVGKYITDSVSSSFSAHMPAFEGMPLHNEDGAGGPHAYVPWTQHEQNRKGALGFPGGYHLEFTSGRQMPSMTVANGFDNLAGRSGVTYGRQLKEDARRYYGCRLGFGAQGTMLPNEGTFCEIDPDLKDQWGIPALRFHWKWTDHELNQVRHQQKRIGELLTALGGKFTKPPETDPLKAIRSGGSVIHEVGGAIMGDDPSRSVTNQWSQTWDVKNLFMADGAPFASTADKNPTLTIMALAWRMADHLMEELKKGNI, encoded by the coding sequence ATGCCCGTTATCACTTCCGCCCAGGCCCAGGATTCCTACGACGTCATCATCGTTGGCTCAGGAGCGGGCGGTGGCCAGACGGCCTATACCCTCACCATGGAAGGCGTCAAAGTCCTCATGCTGGAGGCGGGCCGTTCGTTTGATCCATTGACGGAGGTGGCCATGTTTCAGCTCCCCAGCCAAGCCCCTTTACGTGGCGAGAAAACCCCGGACAAGCAGTATGGCTTTCACGACTGCTCCATCAACAGCGGCTGGGACATCCCTGGCGAGCCCTATGCCAACGCGGGCAAGAAGCCCGAGGACCAGTTTCGCTGGTGGCGGCAGCGCATGATGGGCGGGCGCACCAACCACTGGGGCCGCATCACCCTGCGCAACGGCCCGTATGACTTCAAGCCCTACACTCAATATGGGGCAGGCTTTGACTGGCCCATCTCGTACGACGACGTCGCCCCGTATTATGACAAGGTGGAGATGCTCATCGGTGTTTTTGGCAGCAACGAGGGGTTGGAAAATTCACCCGATTCCTCCCCTGGTGTCCTGATGCCTGCGCCGAAACTGCGCGTGGGGGAACTCTATGCCCAAAAGCACGCGCCCAAAGCCGACATGAAGGTCGTGTCTATCCATCGTGCCGTGATGAGCGTGCCGCAGGATGCTGAAAAACTACCCGCCAAGCTTCATCCCGGCAATCCCAAAGCCCAAAGCATCCTGGCCGATTCCATGCGCTCCAGGTCACCCTGTTTTTGGGCCACCGACTGCCACCGCGGCTGCTCCATCCGCGCCAATTACGATTCCCAAACCGTGCACCTTCGGCCAGCCCTGGCGACAGGAAACCTCGACATTCTGCCCAATGCCATGGCCCGGGAGGTGACCGTTAACAAGGAAGGCAAAGCCACCGGTATAACCTACATTGATAAAACCACCGGCAAGGAAGGCCACGTCAGCGGACGCGCCGTCGTCCTAGCCGCCAGCTCCCAGGAATCCGTCCGCCTCCTGTTGAATTCCAAGTCCTCCCTTTTCCCTCAGGGCCTGGCCAATTCCAGCGGCAAGGTGGGCAAATACATCACGGATTCCGTCTCCAGCAGCTTCAGCGCCCACATGCCCGCCTTCGAAGGCATGCCCCTGCACAATGAAGACGGCGCAGGTGGCCCGCATGCCTATGTACCCTGGACCCAGCATGAACAAAACCGCAAAGGCGCGCTCGGCTTCCCCGGCGGCTATCACTTGGAATTTACCAGCGGACGGCAGATGCCCTCCATGACTGTCGCCAACGGGTTTGACAACCTCGCGGGCCGCAGCGGCGTCACCTATGGTCGCCAGCTCAAGGAAGATGCCCGCCGTTATTATGGCTGCCGTCTCGGCTTCGGTGCCCAGGGCACCATGCTGCCCAACGAAGGCACCTTTTGCGAAATCGACCCCGACCTCAAAGACCAGTGGGGCATCCCTGCGCTACGCTTCCATTGGAAGTGGACGGATCATGAACTCAACCAGGTACGCCATCAGCAGAAGCGCATTGGCGAACTCCTCACCGCCCTGGGTGGGAAATTCACCAAACCACCGGAGACCGATCCCCTCAAAGCCATCCGGTCCGGCGGCTCCGTCATTCATGAAGTCGGCGGAGCCATCATGGGGGATGATCCATCCCGCTCAGTGACCAATCAATGGAGCCAGACGTGGGATGTTAAAAACCTCTTCATGGCCGATGGCGCACCCTTCGCCAGTACCGCAGATAAAAATCCCACGCTGACGATCATGGCCCTCGCCTGGCGCATGGCAGATCACCTCATGGAAGAGCTGAAGAAAGGAAACATCTGA
- a CDS encoding sulfatase family protein has translation MLSIRTFFIAASLCLSAAFAADKPNIIVIMADDLGYGDVGCYGATAVQTPNIDRLAKEGVRFTSGYCSASTCTPTRFSLLTGTYAFRQKGTGIAPPAAPAIIQPGTVTLPALLKKGGYKTAVIGKWHLGLGDPEPDWNGELKPGPLEIGFDHCLLLPTTNDRVPQVYVEDHRVLNLDPKDPLWVGNQAPSEDHPTGITHRDTLKMDWSHGHNQTIHNGISRIGFYTGASAARFRDEDLADRWVKASDAWMEANRESPFFLYFASHDIHVPRIPHERFQGKTSLGLRGDSIVQLDWCVGELMKTLDRLKLTENTLIIFCSDNGPVLDDGYKDGAVEKLGDHQPAGPFSGGKYSVLEGGTRTPFITRWRGRIQPGVSDEVVCTVDLAASLAALNDIALPETGCLDSLNILPAILGEAGAKGRDHLLQQDNGVSGNFGLRMGDWKLVRMKKKGKTQAVVTRKSRPENAPVHALYHLPDDPSESKDLSAQHPEKTQQFIERMDAILSAERTR, from the coding sequence ATGCTATCGATCCGCACCTTTTTTATTGCTGCCTCGCTGTGTCTGTCTGCTGCTTTCGCTGCGGACAAGCCTAACATCATTGTCATCATGGCGGATGACCTGGGGTATGGTGATGTGGGCTGTTATGGGGCCACCGCAGTGCAGACGCCGAACATTGATCGCCTAGCCAAGGAGGGGGTGCGTTTCACTAGTGGCTATTGCTCTGCCTCCACCTGCACGCCTACGCGCTTTTCTCTGCTCACCGGGACGTATGCTTTTCGGCAAAAGGGCACGGGTATCGCTCCGCCAGCGGCTCCGGCGATCATCCAGCCAGGGACGGTGACGCTGCCAGCCCTTTTAAAGAAAGGCGGGTATAAGACGGCGGTGATCGGCAAATGGCACCTGGGCCTGGGCGATCCTGAGCCAGACTGGAATGGGGAACTGAAGCCGGGGCCGCTTGAGATCGGCTTTGACCATTGCCTGCTGCTGCCGACGACGAATGACCGTGTGCCGCAGGTGTATGTGGAAGATCATCGGGTGCTGAACCTGGACCCGAAAGACCCGTTGTGGGTGGGCAATCAGGCACCTTCTGAAGATCATCCTACGGGAATCACGCATCGGGATACTTTGAAGATGGACTGGAGCCACGGGCATAACCAGACTATTCACAATGGTATTAGCCGGATCGGTTTTTATACCGGTGCCAGCGCGGCCCGCTTCCGTGATGAAGACCTGGCTGACCGCTGGGTGAAGGCGTCCGATGCATGGATGGAGGCTAATCGTGAGTCTCCTTTTTTCCTCTACTTCGCCAGTCATGACATTCATGTGCCGCGTATCCCGCATGAACGTTTCCAGGGTAAGACGAGCCTGGGGCTGCGCGGTGACAGCATCGTCCAGCTCGACTGGTGTGTGGGGGAACTGATGAAGACGCTGGATCGCCTGAAACTGACGGAGAATACCCTGATCATTTTTTGTTCCGACAATGGTCCTGTGCTGGATGACGGGTATAAGGATGGCGCGGTGGAAAAGCTGGGCGACCACCAGCCTGCAGGTCCCTTCAGCGGTGGCAAGTATAGCGTGTTGGAAGGTGGAACGCGCACACCCTTCATCACCCGCTGGCGGGGCCGTATTCAGCCGGGCGTTTCGGATGAAGTGGTCTGCACGGTGGACCTTGCCGCCAGCCTCGCGGCTCTCAATGACATCGCACTGCCGGAGACAGGTTGCCTGGACAGTCTGAACATTCTCCCGGCTATACTGGGTGAAGCTGGAGCGAAGGGGCGGGACCATCTGCTGCAGCAGGACAACGGTGTGAGTGGCAACTTTGGCCTGCGCATGGGTGATTGGAAGCTGGTCCGCATGAAGAAGAAAGGCAAGACGCAGGCGGTGGTCACCCGCAAGTCCCGGCCTGAGAATGCACCGGTGCATGCTCTCTATCATCTCCCGGATGATCCCTCTGAATCCAAGGACCTCAGTGCTCAGCATCCGGAGAAGACGCAGCAGTTTATTGAGCGGATGGATGCGATCCTGAGTGCGGAGCGTACGCGGTGA
- a CDS encoding gluconate 2-dehydrogenase subunit 3 family protein, producing the protein MIPPTPSPLLDRRTAIQWMLTAAATLTVRDHSALAAETPGATASARLPAKGYGPDPSMVKFYLPGDVWPLTFTESQRRTATALCDVIMPADETSPAASTVGVPAFMDEWVSSPYPGQKADRALILEGLDWIEAEAQKRFKTSFADLQAAQHIAICDDISQAQPKPEFKKAASFFKRYRDLTAGGYYTTPEGMKDIGYRGNIPQATFDGPPIEALRHVGLA; encoded by the coding sequence ATGATCCCCCCCACCCCTTCCCCGCTCCTGGACCGCCGCACTGCCATCCAGTGGATGCTCACGGCAGCAGCCACACTGACTGTTCGTGATCACTCCGCCCTCGCTGCGGAGACACCCGGAGCCACCGCCTCCGCGCGTCTCCCGGCCAAAGGTTACGGTCCCGATCCCAGCATGGTGAAATTTTACCTGCCGGGTGATGTCTGGCCCCTCACCTTTACCGAATCCCAGCGCCGCACCGCCACCGCTCTTTGCGATGTCATCATGCCTGCGGATGAAACATCCCCAGCGGCCTCCACCGTCGGCGTGCCCGCCTTCATGGATGAATGGGTCAGCTCCCCATACCCTGGCCAGAAAGCAGATCGCGCACTTATTCTTGAAGGTCTGGACTGGATCGAAGCAGAAGCCCAAAAACGCTTCAAGACCAGCTTTGCCGATCTTCAAGCCGCCCAGCACATCGCCATCTGCGATGACATCAGCCAGGCTCAACCGAAGCCCGAATTTAAAAAAGCCGCCTCCTTTTTCAAACGTTACCGCGATCTCACCGCCGGCGGTTATTACACCACCCCGGAAGGCATGAAGGACATCGGTTATCGCGGCAACATCCCTCAGGCCACCTTCGATGGCCCGCCCATCGAGGCCCTGCGCCACGTCGGCCTCGCTTGA
- a CDS encoding sulfatase-like hydrolase/transferase yields MKHLLLAIVLTILCQPIFGADKPNILWLTSEDHGPEMGCYGDKVARTPNVDALAAKGMIFKKAWSVAPVCAPARTAIITGMYPSSTGGLHMRSMVSMPEGTQMYPKFLQKVGYYCSNNSKTDYNVRDSGQIWDESSGQAHWKKRAEGQPFFAVFNSTKSHESQIRTRPHSQITQPADIRIPAYHPDTPEVREDWAQYYDKVSAADADAGKHLKDLADAGLTEDTIIFYYGDHGSGMPRSKRWPSNSGLHVPMVVYFPAKWQHLAPKEYSAGGSSDRMVSFVDLAPTLLSIVGIQPPACMQGHAFAGPYQTEPQPYLYGERGRMDERMDLVRSITDGRYVYLRNYYPHVSQAQRVDFQFQTPTTRIWNQLFTEGKTTPPQSIFWTVPKEPEELYDLQSDRDEVKNLAHSPEHRPILEKLRAAQRAHLAKVRDVCFLPESEVHSRAEGSTPYDIAHDDTKYPFERILAAADLASGLDSTAVPQLTKLMTDADSAIRFWGTLGILMRGEDATRQTASALDKALSDDSVNVRIAAAQALGTFGDEAALNKALATLSTLATPEANGVLTSMAALAAIEALGPKAASLHPAIASMKADGPSPDGRYGSYVPRLIQNIAPDAKPAAGKAKRKGKKKTEE; encoded by the coding sequence ATGAAGCACCTGCTCCTCGCCATTGTTCTGACCATCCTATGCCAGCCAATTTTCGGCGCAGACAAGCCTAACATCCTCTGGCTCACCAGTGAGGATCACGGACCCGAGATGGGCTGCTATGGGGACAAGGTGGCCCGCACGCCCAATGTGGATGCACTTGCCGCCAAAGGAATGATTTTCAAAAAAGCCTGGTCCGTCGCCCCCGTCTGCGCGCCTGCTCGCACCGCCATCATTACCGGCATGTATCCCTCCAGCACCGGCGGGCTGCACATGCGCTCCATGGTCTCCATGCCTGAGGGCACTCAGATGTATCCCAAGTTCTTGCAGAAAGTCGGCTACTACTGCTCCAACAACAGCAAGACCGACTACAACGTACGCGATTCAGGCCAGATCTGGGATGAATCCTCCGGCCAGGCTCATTGGAAAAAACGCGCTGAGGGACAGCCCTTCTTTGCCGTCTTCAATTCCACCAAAAGCCACGAAAGCCAGATCCGCACCCGTCCCCACAGTCAGATCACCCAGCCCGCAGACATCCGCATCCCCGCGTACCACCCGGATACCCCAGAGGTCCGCGAAGACTGGGCCCAGTACTATGACAAAGTCAGCGCAGCCGATGCCGATGCAGGCAAGCACCTCAAGGACCTGGCCGATGCAGGCTTGACCGAAGACACCATCATCTTCTATTATGGCGACCACGGCAGCGGCATGCCACGCAGCAAACGCTGGCCTTCCAATTCCGGCCTGCATGTCCCCATGGTCGTCTATTTCCCTGCGAAATGGCAGCACCTCGCGCCGAAGGAATACAGCGCTGGTGGCAGTTCGGACCGCATGGTCAGCTTTGTCGATCTCGCCCCCACCCTCCTCAGCATCGTCGGCATTCAGCCTCCGGCCTGTATGCAGGGCCATGCCTTCGCCGGCCCCTATCAGACAGAGCCTCAGCCCTACCTGTATGGCGAGCGTGGCCGGATGGATGAACGCATGGACCTCGTCCGCAGCATCACCGATGGCCGCTATGTTTACCTGCGCAATTATTACCCTCACGTCTCCCAAGCCCAGCGGGTGGATTTCCAGTTCCAGACTCCCACCACCCGCATCTGGAACCAGCTCTTTACTGAGGGCAAGACCACCCCTCCCCAGTCCATCTTCTGGACCGTGCCAAAAGAACCCGAGGAGCTTTACGACCTCCAGTCTGACCGCGACGAAGTCAAAAACCTCGCCCACTCACCCGAACATCGTCCCATCCTGGAAAAACTCCGCGCCGCTCAACGCGCGCACCTCGCCAAAGTCCGCGATGTCTGCTTCCTGCCTGAAAGTGAAGTGCACAGCCGCGCCGAAGGCAGCACACCTTACGACATCGCTCATGATGACACCAAGTATCCCTTTGAGCGCATCCTCGCCGCAGCGGATCTCGCCTCTGGCCTGGATTCCACCGCCGTTCCTCAGCTCACCAAGCTGATGACCGATGCCGATAGCGCCATCCGTTTTTGGGGCACCCTGGGCATCCTCATGCGCGGTGAAGACGCCACCCGGCAGACGGCCTCAGCTCTAGACAAAGCTCTCTCCGATGATTCCGTCAATGTCCGCATCGCCGCCGCCCAGGCTCTTGGCACCTTTGGAGATGAAGCCGCCCTCAATAAAGCTCTGGCCACGCTCAGCACTCTTGCCACCCCAGAGGCCAATGGCGTCCTCACCTCCATGGCCGCCCTCGCCGCCATTGAGGCCCTCGGCCCCAAAGCCGCATCTCTCCATCCCGCCATCGCCAGCATGAAAGCAGATGGCCCGTCCCCGGACGGCCGCTACGGCAGCTACGTCCCCCGCCTCATTCAAAACATCGCTCCAGATGCAAAACCCGCCGCAGGCAAGGCCAAGCGTAAAGGCAAAAAGAAGACTGAAGAATAG
- a CDS encoding sulfatase family protein: MKHYLVSLLFTILGFSLTTASAAQPNIILLMGDDHGWEETGYNGHPHVKTPVLDEMAATGLRMDRFYAAHPSCSPTRASFLTGRHPNRMGTFAPGWSLRPQEITVAQVLSKAGYRCGHFGKWHVGAVKAESPTSPGAMGFHEWVSHDNFFELNPSLSRNGGPPEVIQGESSEVVIHEAIRFIDRSRKADKPFFTVVWFGSPHEPYSGLPADLALYDDLPAKYKKKVRLTSNETGGPVQRPQGEVLRERYAEITAMDRAIGQLRQHLADQGLRQDTLIFYCGDNGTSADGALGFPHRGVKGQVYEGGTLVPGLIEWPARIPQPRTTAVRATTSDLLPTLCAVVGQPLPDRPLDGIDLTPLLDGKMTVRPTPLYFWDYPSARLKGLDLKPWIDPALQEGTTPLAKKSGGKATRDFTNFHHPALSDADYLGARAIIDGHYKLVLQDKKKGASSQELFDLQADPAEKNNLLSEKPDVAKKLQGQLRQWQQSVLNSLSGADYQK, encoded by the coding sequence ATGAAACATTATCTCGTTTCACTCCTCTTCACCATCCTTGGTTTTTCACTCACCACAGCATCCGCCGCACAGCCAAACATCATCCTCCTCATGGGCGATGATCACGGGTGGGAGGAAACCGGGTATAACGGTCATCCTCACGTCAAAACACCGGTGCTCGATGAGATGGCCGCCACGGGTCTGCGCATGGACCGCTTCTATGCCGCGCATCCCAGCTGCTCACCCACACGGGCCAGTTTCCTCACCGGCCGTCATCCCAACCGCATGGGCACCTTTGCCCCAGGCTGGTCATTGAGGCCTCAAGAGATCACCGTCGCTCAGGTCCTCAGCAAAGCAGGTTACCGCTGCGGCCACTTTGGCAAATGGCATGTCGGCGCAGTGAAAGCGGAGTCCCCCACTAGCCCCGGTGCCATGGGCTTCCACGAATGGGTTTCGCACGACAACTTCTTCGAGCTCAATCCTTCTCTCTCCCGCAACGGTGGCCCGCCCGAAGTCATCCAAGGTGAAAGCTCCGAAGTCGTCATCCATGAAGCCATCCGCTTTATCGACCGCAGTAGAAAAGCCGACAAACCCTTCTTCACAGTTGTCTGGTTCGGCTCCCCCCATGAGCCCTACAGCGGCCTGCCTGCGGACCTCGCCCTTTACGATGACCTGCCCGCGAAGTACAAGAAAAAAGTCCGCCTCACCTCCAACGAAACCGGCGGCCCGGTCCAGCGTCCCCAGGGAGAAGTCCTGCGTGAAAGGTATGCTGAAATCACCGCCATGGACCGTGCCATCGGCCAGTTGCGCCAGCATCTCGCTGACCAGGGCCTGCGCCAGGACACGCTGATCTTTTACTGTGGCGACAACGGCACCTCCGCCGATGGCGCTCTCGGCTTTCCTCATCGTGGCGTGAAGGGCCAGGTGTATGAAGGCGGCACGCTAGTCCCCGGCCTCATCGAATGGCCTGCCCGCATTCCCCAGCCCCGCACCACCGCCGTCCGCGCCACCACCAGCGACCTGCTCCCCACCCTCTGCGCGGTGGTCGGCCAGCCCCTTCCAGACCGCCCGCTGGATGGCATTGACCTCACACCCCTGCTAGACGGAAAAATGACCGTCCGCCCTACCCCTCTCTACTTTTGGGACTATCCCTCCGCACGTCTCAAAGGTCTGGATCTCAAACCCTGGATAGACCCCGCTCTTCAAGAAGGCACCACTCCCCTCGCGAAAAAATCCGGCGGCAAAGCCACCCGTGACTTCACCAACTTCCATCACCCCGCCCTCAGCGATGCCGATTACCTCGGCGCACGCGCCATCATTGACGGCCACTACAAGCTGGTCCTCCAGGATAAAAAGAAAGGTGCCTCATCCCAGGAGCTCTTCGATCTCCAGGCCGATCCCGCCGAGAAGAATAACCTCCTCAGTGAGAAACCCGACGTCGCCAAAAAACTTCAAGGCCAGCTCCGCCAATGGCAGCAAAGCGTGCTCAACAGCCTCAGCGGAGCAGATTACCAAAAGTGA